A region from the Prionailurus viverrinus isolate Anna chromosome E2, UM_Priviv_1.0, whole genome shotgun sequence genome encodes:
- the IL4I1 gene encoding L-amino-acid oxidase isoform X1: protein MGTERAPQSQLCTRYLLVLISIFFSLVASLDWKTSHSQDPFEKCMHDPDYEVLLKLVTLGLNRTSKPQRVIVVGAGVAGLVAAKVLGDAGHKVTILEADNRIGGRILTYRDRKTGWIGELGAMRMPSSHRILHELCKSLGLNLTKFTQYDENTWVEVNNLKLRNYVVEKMPEKLGYKLRPREKGHSPEEIYQMALNQALKDLKKLGCRKAMKKFERHTLLEYLLGEGNLSQPAVRLLGDVMAKDGFFYLSFAEALRAHSCLSDRLRYSRIVGGWDLLPRALLSSLSGPVLLHAPVVAITQGTHNVRVHVASSRGARSLKAMTADVVLLTASGPALQRIAFSPPLTRSGQEALRALHYVPATKVFLSFRRPFWHDEHIEGGHSSTARPSRVIFYPPPGEGALLLASYTWSDAATAFAGLSQEEAMRVALDDVAALHGTIVYRLWDGSGTIKRWAEDPHSQGGFVVQPPTLWQDGGDDGQDYDWSVPYGRIYFAGEHTAYPHGWVETAVKSALRAAMLINSREGHSREGHSREGHTLVNEEGLVRQVPSRPRCEFQKAGATHAPAPHGMTAQHTKRPEH, encoded by the exons ATGGGCACTGAGAGGGCCCCCCAGAGCCAGCTGTGCA CCCGGTACTTGCTTGTCCTGATCTCCATCTTCTTCAGCCTGGTGGCCTCCCTGGACTGGAAGACTTCCCATAGCCAGGATCCCTTTGAGAAATGTATGCATGATCCTGACTATGAGGTGCTGCTCAAGCTTGTGACCTTGGGCCTCAATCGAACCTCAAAGCCCCAGAGGGTGATTGTGGTTGGTGCCGGTGTGGCTGGGCTGGTAGCTGCCAAGGTGCTCGGTGATGCTGGACACAAG gTCACCATCCTGGAGGCAGACAACAGGATCGGAGGCCGCATCCTCACCTACCGGGACCGGAAGACAGGCTGGATTGGGGAGCTGGGAGCCATGCGCATGCCCAGCTCGCACAG GATCCTCCACGAGCTCTGCAAGAGTCTGGGACTCAACCTGACCAAATTCACTCAGTATGATGAGAACACGTGGGTAGAGGTCAACAACCTGAAGCTGCGCAACTATGTGGTGGAGAAGATGCCAGAGAAGCTGGGCTACAAGCTGCGCCCCAGGGAGAAGGGCCACTCGCCCGAAGAAATCTATCAGATGGCTCTCAACCAG GCCCTCAAAGATCTCAAGAAACTGGGCTGCAGAAAGGCAATGAAGAAGTTTGAAAGGCACACGCTCCTG GAATACCTCCTCGGGGAGGGGAACTTGAGCCAGCCGGCCGTTCGGCTCCTGGGAGACGTGATGGCCAAGGACGGCTTCTTCTATCTCAGCTTCGCGGAGGCCCTAAGGGCCCACAGCTGCCTCAGCGACCGGCTCCG GTACAGCCGCATCGTGGGCGGCTGGGACCTGCTGCCGCGCGCGCTGCTGAGCTCGCTGTCGGGGCCAGTGTTGCTGCACGCGCCTGTCGTGGCGATAACGCAGGGGACGCACAATGTGCGCGTGCACGTCGCGAGCTCGCGCGGGGCCCGGAGTCTGAAGGCCATGACCGCCGATGTGGTGCTGCTCACCGCGAGCGGGCCGGCGCTACAGCGCATTGCCTTCTCGCCGCCGCTGACGCGCAGCGGGCAGGAGGCGCTGCGCGCGCTGCACTACGTGCCGGCCACCAAGGTGTTCCTGAGCTTCCGCCGGCCCTTTTGGCACGACGAGCACATCGAGGGCGGCCACTCGAGCACCGCCCGCCCGTCGCGCGTGATATTCTACCCGCCGCCGGGAGAGGGCGCGCTGCTTCTGGCTTCGTACACGTGGTCGGACGCGGCCACCGCCTTCGCCGGCCTGAGCCAGGAGGAGGCGATGCGCGTGGCGCTCGACGACGTGGCGGCGCTGCACGGGACGATCGTGTACCGGCTCTGGGACGGCAGCGGCACAATCAAACGCTGGGCCGAGGACCCACACAGCCAGGGCGGCTTCGTGGTGCAGCCGCCGACGCTCTGGCAAGACGGCGGGGACGACGGGCAGGACTACGACTGGTCAGTCCCCTACGGCCGCATCTACTTCGCCGGTGAGCACACGGCCTACCCGCACGGCTGGGTGGAGACTGCTGTCAAGTCGGCGCTGCGCGCGGCCATGTTAATCAACAGCCGCGAAGGGCACAGCCGCGAGGGGCACAGCCGCGAGGGGCACACTCTGGTCAACGAGGAGGGGCTCGTGCGCCAGGTGCCCAGCCGTCCCCGGTGCGAGTTCCAAAAGGCCGGTGCCACCCACGCTCCGGCCCCACATGGGATGACTGCTCAGCACACCAAGAGACCCgagcattaa
- the IL4I1 gene encoding L-amino-acid oxidase isoform X2 yields the protein MASSARYLLVLISIFFSLVASLDWKTSHSQDPFEKCMHDPDYEVLLKLVTLGLNRTSKPQRVIVVGAGVAGLVAAKVLGDAGHKVTILEADNRIGGRILTYRDRKTGWIGELGAMRMPSSHRILHELCKSLGLNLTKFTQYDENTWVEVNNLKLRNYVVEKMPEKLGYKLRPREKGHSPEEIYQMALNQALKDLKKLGCRKAMKKFERHTLLEYLLGEGNLSQPAVRLLGDVMAKDGFFYLSFAEALRAHSCLSDRLRYSRIVGGWDLLPRALLSSLSGPVLLHAPVVAITQGTHNVRVHVASSRGARSLKAMTADVVLLTASGPALQRIAFSPPLTRSGQEALRALHYVPATKVFLSFRRPFWHDEHIEGGHSSTARPSRVIFYPPPGEGALLLASYTWSDAATAFAGLSQEEAMRVALDDVAALHGTIVYRLWDGSGTIKRWAEDPHSQGGFVVQPPTLWQDGGDDGQDYDWSVPYGRIYFAGEHTAYPHGWVETAVKSALRAAMLINSREGHSREGHSREGHTLVNEEGLVRQVPSRPRCEFQKAGATHAPAPHGMTAQHTKRPEH from the exons ATGGCCTCGTCGG CCCGGTACTTGCTTGTCCTGATCTCCATCTTCTTCAGCCTGGTGGCCTCCCTGGACTGGAAGACTTCCCATAGCCAGGATCCCTTTGAGAAATGTATGCATGATCCTGACTATGAGGTGCTGCTCAAGCTTGTGACCTTGGGCCTCAATCGAACCTCAAAGCCCCAGAGGGTGATTGTGGTTGGTGCCGGTGTGGCTGGGCTGGTAGCTGCCAAGGTGCTCGGTGATGCTGGACACAAG gTCACCATCCTGGAGGCAGACAACAGGATCGGAGGCCGCATCCTCACCTACCGGGACCGGAAGACAGGCTGGATTGGGGAGCTGGGAGCCATGCGCATGCCCAGCTCGCACAG GATCCTCCACGAGCTCTGCAAGAGTCTGGGACTCAACCTGACCAAATTCACTCAGTATGATGAGAACACGTGGGTAGAGGTCAACAACCTGAAGCTGCGCAACTATGTGGTGGAGAAGATGCCAGAGAAGCTGGGCTACAAGCTGCGCCCCAGGGAGAAGGGCCACTCGCCCGAAGAAATCTATCAGATGGCTCTCAACCAG GCCCTCAAAGATCTCAAGAAACTGGGCTGCAGAAAGGCAATGAAGAAGTTTGAAAGGCACACGCTCCTG GAATACCTCCTCGGGGAGGGGAACTTGAGCCAGCCGGCCGTTCGGCTCCTGGGAGACGTGATGGCCAAGGACGGCTTCTTCTATCTCAGCTTCGCGGAGGCCCTAAGGGCCCACAGCTGCCTCAGCGACCGGCTCCG GTACAGCCGCATCGTGGGCGGCTGGGACCTGCTGCCGCGCGCGCTGCTGAGCTCGCTGTCGGGGCCAGTGTTGCTGCACGCGCCTGTCGTGGCGATAACGCAGGGGACGCACAATGTGCGCGTGCACGTCGCGAGCTCGCGCGGGGCCCGGAGTCTGAAGGCCATGACCGCCGATGTGGTGCTGCTCACCGCGAGCGGGCCGGCGCTACAGCGCATTGCCTTCTCGCCGCCGCTGACGCGCAGCGGGCAGGAGGCGCTGCGCGCGCTGCACTACGTGCCGGCCACCAAGGTGTTCCTGAGCTTCCGCCGGCCCTTTTGGCACGACGAGCACATCGAGGGCGGCCACTCGAGCACCGCCCGCCCGTCGCGCGTGATATTCTACCCGCCGCCGGGAGAGGGCGCGCTGCTTCTGGCTTCGTACACGTGGTCGGACGCGGCCACCGCCTTCGCCGGCCTGAGCCAGGAGGAGGCGATGCGCGTGGCGCTCGACGACGTGGCGGCGCTGCACGGGACGATCGTGTACCGGCTCTGGGACGGCAGCGGCACAATCAAACGCTGGGCCGAGGACCCACACAGCCAGGGCGGCTTCGTGGTGCAGCCGCCGACGCTCTGGCAAGACGGCGGGGACGACGGGCAGGACTACGACTGGTCAGTCCCCTACGGCCGCATCTACTTCGCCGGTGAGCACACGGCCTACCCGCACGGCTGGGTGGAGACTGCTGTCAAGTCGGCGCTGCGCGCGGCCATGTTAATCAACAGCCGCGAAGGGCACAGCCGCGAGGGGCACAGCCGCGAGGGGCACACTCTGGTCAACGAGGAGGGGCTCGTGCGCCAGGTGCCCAGCCGTCCCCGGTGCGAGTTCCAAAAGGCCGGTGCCACCCACGCTCCGGCCCCACATGGGATGACTGCTCAGCACACCAAGAGACCCgagcattaa
- the NUP62 gene encoding nuclear pore glycoprotein p62, with product MSGFNFGGTGAPTGGFTFGTAKTATTTPATGFSFSTSGTGGFNFGTPSQPAASTPSTGLFSLTTQAPATQTPGFSFGTTTPATGGTGFSLGISAPKLNLSNAAATPATAHPGGFGLGGSTLTNAISSTVTSSQSTAPAGFVFGSTTTSAAPSTTPGGFSFTGGSTSQSGTSGFSIGSMGSLAQPTALGGLPFTPATPATTGAGATQPAAPAPAAATTSAGPTLFASLATAPASSTTTGLSLCTPSTTAAAPGAGTLGFSLKAPGAASTSSTTTSTATATTATATTTAATTTTGFALNLKPLAPAGIASNAPAAATVPPGSGAPTGASASPVMTYAQLESLINKWSLELEDQERHFLQQATQVNAWDRTLIENGEKITTLHREVEKVKLDQKRLDQELDFILSQQKELEDLLSPLEESVKEQSGTVYLQHADEEREKTYKLAENIDAQLKRMAQDLKDIIEHLNTSGGPADTSDPLQQICKILNAHMDSLQWIDQNSALLQRKVEEVTKVCEGRRKEQERSFRITFD from the coding sequence ATGAGCGGGTTTAATTTTGGAGGCACTGGGGCCCCCACAGGCGGGTTCACGTTTGGCACCGCAAAGACGGCAACAACCACGCCTGCTACCGGCTTCTCTTTCTCGACGTCTGGCACTGGCGGGTTTAACTTTGGGACTCCCTCCCAGCCAGCTGCAAGCACCCCTTCTACTGGCCTGTTCTCGCTCACCACCCAAGCTCCAGCGACACAGACCCCAGGGTTCAGTTTTGGAACCACAACTCCTGCTACGGGAGGAACGGGATTCTCCTTAGGGATCAGCGCTCCGAAGCTAAACCTGAGCAATGCAGCCGCCACCCCAGCCACTGCTCACCCTGGCGGCTTTGGGCTCGGCGGCAGCACCCTCACCAACGCCATCTCGAGCACGGTCACCTCCAGCCAGAGCACAGCACCCGCTGGCTTTGTGTTCGGCTCCACCACCACCTCTGCCGCTCCGTCCACCACACCGGGGGGATTCTCGTTCACAGGCGGAAGCACGTCCCAGAGCGGGACCTCTGGTTTCAGTATTGGCTCCATGGGGAGTTTGGCCCAGCCCACGGCCCTGGGCGGACTGCCCTTCACTCCCGCCACGCCGGCAACCACTGGAGCAGGAGCCACTCAGCCAGCTGCTCCTGCACCCGCCGCGGCCACCACCAGTGCCGGGCCCACGCTGTTCGCCTCGCTAGCGACCGCTCCAGCCTCTTCCACCACCACCGGGCTTTCCCTTTGTACCCCGTCGACCACAGCTGCGGCACCCGGGGCCGGGACGCTGGGCTTCAGCTTAAAGGCCCCCGGGGCGGCTTCTACCTCCTCCACGACAACATCCACTGCCACTGCCACCACTGCCACAGCCACCACCACGgcggccaccaccaccaccggcTTTGCCTTGAATCTGAAGCCACTGGCACCGGCCGGGATCGCCAGCAACGCACCGGCTGCCGCGACCGTGCCTCCTGGCTCCGGTGCGCCCACGGGGGCGTCCGCCAGTCCCGTGATGACCTACGCCCAGCTGGAGAGTCTGATCAACaagtggagcctggagctggaggaCCAGGAGCGGCACTTTTTGCAGCAGGCCACACAGGTCAACGCCTGGGACCGCACGCTGATCGAGAATGGGGAGAAGATCACTACCCTCCACCGCGAGGTGGAGAAAGTGAAGCTGGACCAGAAGAGGCTGGACCAAGAGCTCGACTTCATCCTGTCTCAGCAGAAGGAGCTGGAAGACCTGCTGAGCCCGCTGGAGGAGTCGGTCAAGGAGCAGAGCGGGACCGTCTACCTGCAGCACGCCGACGAGGAGCGCGAGAAAACCTACAAGCTCGCCGAGAACATCGACGCGCAGCTGAAGCGCATGGCCCAAGACCTCAAGGACATCATCGAGCACCTGAACACGTCTGGAGGTCCCGCCGACACCAGCGACCCCCTGCAGCAGATCTGCAAGATCCTCAACGCGCACATGGACTCGCTGCAGTGGATCGACCAGAACTCGGCCCTGCTGCAGAGGAAGGTGGAGGAGGTGACCAAGGTGTGCGAGGGGCGTCGCAAAGAGCAGGAGCGCAGCTTCCGGATCACGTTCGACTGA